In Thermocrinis sp., the following proteins share a genomic window:
- the moaC gene encoding cyclic pyranopterin monophosphate synthase MoaC gives MRTVDVSTKPITLRFAKAYGKISLKEDTVQRILSRQIPKGDVLSACRLAGIMASKKTAELLPFCHPIPLEHVEVEVKVGKNYLEIFSTVLGTSKTGYEMEALTAVSVALLTVYDMCKGLDSSMFIQEIKLLEKSGGKSQWGKSLEGKRVFIRTDERFKKLIEEYLKNLHAQVAQDGNFDLLISTEKEEFEEYLGISSVINNHLFCVLPTELKSGVVVGKRGNIIVVQLEPSEKLIKAFFESFGEWLGNL, from the coding sequence ATGCGAACCGTAGATGTATCTACAAAACCCATAACCCTTAGGTTTGCCAAGGCTTATGGCAAGATCTCCCTTAAAGAAGATACTGTGCAAAGGATCCTAAGTAGGCAAATTCCGAAAGGGGATGTGCTGTCTGCGTGCAGGTTAGCCGGCATAATGGCAAGCAAGAAAACTGCAGAACTCCTACCCTTCTGCCATCCCATTCCCTTAGAACACGTTGAAGTGGAAGTAAAAGTTGGGAAAAATTACTTGGAAATTTTTTCTACAGTCCTTGGAACGTCTAAAACGGGCTACGAAATGGAAGCTTTAACGGCGGTGTCTGTAGCTCTGCTAACGGTCTATGATATGTGTAAGGGCTTAGACAGTAGTATGTTTATCCAAGAGATAAAACTTTTGGAAAAATCGGGTGGAAAGTCCCAGTGGGGGAAGTCTTTGGAAGGTAAAAGAGTTTTTATAAGGACAGACGAACGCTTTAAAAAACTGATTGAGGAATACCTGAAAAACCTGCACGCTCAAGTTGCTCAAGACGGGAATTTTGACCTGCTTATAAGCACAGAAAAAGAGGAGTTTGAAGAGTATTTGGGTATAAGCTCAGTTATAAACAATCACCTTTTCTGTGTACTGCCAACAGAGTTAAAGAGCGGCGTAGTGGTGGGCAAAAGGGGTAATATAATAGTGGTTCAACTTGAACCTTCAGAGAAGCTAATAAAGGCTTTTTTTGAAAGCTTTGGAGAATGGTTAGGTAATCTTTAA